From Anopheles darlingi chromosome 2, idAnoDarlMG_H_01, whole genome shotgun sequence, the proteins below share one genomic window:
- the LOC125949392 gene encoding protein obstructor-E isoform X1, protein MKYSIVFVVALFGAAVAQESFKCPDDFGFYPHQSSCDKYWKCDNNVAELKTCGNGLAFDATDSKYLTENCDYLHNVDCGDRTQLEPPISTSHCERLYGIFPDAAKCDVFWNCWNGEASRYQCSPGLAYDRDARVCMWADQVPECRNEEVANGFTCPAAGEISNAGSFSRHAHPEDCRKYYICLEGVAREYGCPIGTVFKIGDADGTGNCEDPEDVPGCEDYYGDLDLKSIRKSELLAGLAVQNGGGGAPAKPITKSNRPAPKDSN, encoded by the exons CCGTGGCCCAGGAGAGCTTCAAGTGTCCGGACGATTTCGGCTTCTACCCGCATCAGAGCTCCTGCGACAAGTACTGGAAGTGTGACAACAACGTGGCCGAGCTGAAGACCTGCGGCAACGGCCTGGCGTTCGATGCGACCGACTCCAAGTACCTGACGGAGAACTGCGACTACCTGCACAACGTCGACTGCGGTGACCGCACCCAGCTAG AACCTCCGATCTCCACGTCCCACTGCGAGCGTCTGTACGGTATCTTCCCCGATGCGGCCAAGTGCGACGTGTTCTGGAACTGCTGGAACGGTGAGGCCTCCCGCTACCAGTGCTCGCCCGGACTCGCCTACGATCGTGATGCGCGCGTCTGCATGTGGGCTGACCAGGTGCCCGAATGCCGGAACGAAG AGGTAGCCAATGGATTCACCTGCCCAGCCGCCGGTGAGATCTCCAATGCTGGTTCGTTCTCGCGACATGCCCACCCGGAGGATTGCCGCAAGTACTACATCTGTCTGGAGGGAGTCGCCCGCGAGTACGGTTGCCCGATCGGTACGGTCTTCAAGATCGGTGACGCCGACGGTACCGGTAACTGCGAGGATCCCGAGGACGTTCCCGGATG CGAAGATTACTACGGTGATTTGGACTTGAAGAGCATCCGCAAGAGTGAGCTCCTTGCCGGTCTGGCCGTCcagaacggtggtggtggtgcgcccgCCAAACCTATCACTAAGTCCAACCGTCCGGCGCCGAAGGACAGTAACTAG
- the LOC125949392 gene encoding protein obstructor-E isoform X2, producing the protein MKYSIVFVVALFGAAVAQESFKCPDDFGFYPHQSSCDKYWKCDNNVAELKTCGNGLAFDATDSKYLTENCDYLHNVDCGDRTQLEPPISTSHCERLYGIFPDAAKCDVFWNCWNGEASRYQCSPGLAYDRDARVCMWADQVPECRNEEVANGFTCPAAGEISNAGSFSRHAHPEDCRKYYICLEGVAREYGCPIGTVFKIGDADGTGNCEDPEDVPGCEDYYGDQDIKALQKKGY; encoded by the exons CCGTGGCCCAGGAGAGCTTCAAGTGTCCGGACGATTTCGGCTTCTACCCGCATCAGAGCTCCTGCGACAAGTACTGGAAGTGTGACAACAACGTGGCCGAGCTGAAGACCTGCGGCAACGGCCTGGCGTTCGATGCGACCGACTCCAAGTACCTGACGGAGAACTGCGACTACCTGCACAACGTCGACTGCGGTGACCGCACCCAGCTAG AACCTCCGATCTCCACGTCCCACTGCGAGCGTCTGTACGGTATCTTCCCCGATGCGGCCAAGTGCGACGTGTTCTGGAACTGCTGGAACGGTGAGGCCTCCCGCTACCAGTGCTCGCCCGGACTCGCCTACGATCGTGATGCGCGCGTCTGCATGTGGGCTGACCAGGTGCCCGAATGCCGGAACGAAG AGGTAGCCAATGGATTCACCTGCCCAGCCGCCGGTGAGATCTCCAATGCTGGTTCGTTCTCGCGACATGCCCACCCGGAGGATTGCCGCAAGTACTACATCTGTCTGGAGGGAGTCGCCCGCGAGTACGGTTGCCCGATCGGTACGGTCTTCAAGATCGGTGACGCCGACGGTACCGGTAACTGCGAGGATCCCGAGGACGTTCCCGGATG CGAGGACTATTATGGCGATCAGGACATCAAGGCCCTTCAGAAGAAAGGCTACTAA